In Actinomycetota bacterium, the DNA window CAGAACCTGGAAGCCGTTGTGGTCTACCAGCTCCTGCACTACGCCCTGGCCCCCTTCGACATGCGCACCTCCCTGCGCCTCACCGCCTCCGCCAAACTAGCCCTGGAGGAGGTGAAGGACAGGGGGAGGGCCGTGACCCACCAGGAAGCCCTTTCCATCCAGCGCCTTTTCTGCGACATGGTGGACGTCACTTACGCCGCGCGCCACGGCATGCGCGAGCAGATGATCTCCCTCTACCACGCCATGGACAGGGCCCACGGCTGGAAGCAGAGCAAGATGTGGAAGTTCCTCCTCTGCTGTTTCGAGGAGCTGTGGGACTGCGAGAACGCCCTCATCGGCAAGGTGCCGCGGGAGATGCGCGAGGACGCCGGCCGCCTGGCCTCGCGCCTCCTGGACCGCCCCTTCGCCGCCGCCGCCTGGGAGGAGAAGGTGCGCTTCCTGGTGGGCTACCTGCATAAATACTACGATGACCCCCAAGAGATGGACGACAGCCGCCTCATGGACCACGGCATCGACGAGATGCGCTCCCGCTCCCCCGAGGAGGCTCTGCGCTCCCTGGCCATGGAGATGGGCATGCAGGACTTCAAGGAGCTGGTGGGGGGCATCGGGGCGGGCACCGAGACCCAGGCCCTGGTGTGGTACTATCGTGACCTCTCCCGCCGTTACGAGGTGCGCTTCCGTCCCGTGAAGAGCGAGGCGGGGGAGGAGATACCGCACGCCCCCCTGGCCTGGGGCATGGCCGACCCCTTCGAGCGCTTGGACCTGCCCTACACCCTGTACACCTGCGGCAAGGCCATCCCCACCCTCACCACCAAGCAGTGGGAGAAGATGCCCATGGAGGTGGTGGTGAGGCGCAAGACGCCCCCGGACGTGATCATCATCCTCGATGCCTCGGGCTCCATGACCAATCCCACCTCGGAGGTGGCCAACGCCGTGCTGGCGGGCTTCGTGATGGCGCGCAGCGCGGGCAACCTGGGCGCCAAGGTGGGCTTGGTGGTCTATTCCGACCAGCAGCGCTCCCTGGTGGTGGAGCCGGTTTGGGACGTGCGCCGGGTGGAGGAGGGCTTGGTGACCTATTACGGAGGGGGCACCGTCTTCCCGGTGCAGGAGTTCCGCTACCTGGCGGGCCTGGAGCCCCACCGTCCCAAGCATTTCTGCCTCATCTCCGACGCGGAGATAACCAACGTGGCGGAGGCCTCCTACCACCTGGGAGAGGCCCTGCAGCTCAACCCGGAGAACTCGGGCTCGGTGTTCCTCATCGACCAGCCCTACAGCGAGAAGGCGGAGATCCTGCGCCAGGCGGGATACGACATCTTCCCCGTCTCGCGCGGGGAGGACCTGGTGCGCATCGTGGCCGGGAAAGCACAGGAGCTGTATGCGTGATGAAGCTCCCGAGGCCGGTTTTCGAGAACGATCCCGAGTCCCTGCTGGACATACTTGAGGCCAACCGCCGGGAGGAGGAGGCGCGCCGCCGGCGCTTCCAGGAGTTCACCCTCCAGGACTTCTTCCTCAACCTGCGCTCCCGCGACCGGCTGAGCAAGGCCCGCGTGCGTCGGGC includes these proteins:
- a CDS encoding VWA domain-containing protein, whose product is MRIQGVDLEEVLERARAFCGYPRIMEPEFVLNPAGHPHAARLNGEFGIWEPSENRVYINVPEVMERLGIQNLEAVVVYQLLHYALAPFDMRTSLRLTASAKLALEEVKDRGRAVTHQEALSIQRLFCDMVDVTYAARHGMREQMISLYHAMDRAHGWKQSKMWKFLLCCFEELWDCENALIGKVPREMREDAGRLASRLLDRPFAAAAWEEKVRFLVGYLHKYYDDPQEMDDSRLMDHGIDEMRSRSPEEALRSLAMEMGMQDFKELVGGIGAGTETQALVWYYRDLSRRYEVRFRPVKSEAGEEIPHAPLAWGMADPFERLDLPYTLYTCGKAIPTLTTKQWEKMPMEVVVRRKTPPDVIIILDASGSMTNPTSEVANAVLAGFVMARSAGNLGAKVGLVVYSDQQRSLVVEPVWDVRRVEEGLVTYYGGGTVFPVQEFRYLAGLEPHRPKHFCLISDAEITNVAEASYHLGEALQLNPENSGSVFLIDQPYSEKAEILRQAGYDIFPVSRGEDLVRIVAGKAQELYA